One window of the Anopheles cruzii chromosome 2, idAnoCruzAS_RS32_06, whole genome shotgun sequence genome contains the following:
- the LOC128277379 gene encoding ras-related protein Rab-18-B-like, producing the protein MNPDRILATFKILIIGESGVGKSSLMLRFTENDFDSDQALTIGVDFKTKTLDIDGVKVKLAIWDTAGQERFRTLTPSYYRDAQGAILVYDVTKKDTFQKLESWLNELEIYGTRNNMAKMVVGNKIDQPDRNITRDEGFRFAKKHRMMFIETSAKTSEGVKDAFEEVVRKIMETDGLWERNDYGDGVDLHGNRGHPAAGGCSC; encoded by the exons ATGAACCCGGACCGGATTTTAGCgacatttaaaattttaatcattGGCGAGAGCGGAGTAGGAAAATCCAG TTTGATGCTGCGATTCACAGAGAACGACTTCGACAGTGATCAAGCGCTAACGATCGGGGTGGACTTTAAAACGAAAACGCTCGACATCGACGGCGTGAAGGTGAAGCTGGCCATCTGGGATACGGCCGGCCAGGAACGGTTCCGGACACTCACGCCCAGCTACTACCGGGACGCGCAAGGTGCGATACTGGTGTATGACGTcacgaaaaaggacacattcCAGAAGCTCGAATCGTGGTTGAACGAGCTGGAGATCTACGGCACGCGCAACAACATGGCCAAAATGGTCGTCGGCAACAAGATCgaccaaccggaccggaacatCACGAGGGATGAGGGGTTCCGGTTTGCCAAAAAGCACCGCATGATGTTCATCGAAACGTCCGCGAAAACCAGCGAGGGCGTCAAAGATGCATTTGAGGAAGTAGTCCGGAAA ATCATGGAAACAGACGGCCTCTGGGAGCGGAACGATTATGGCGATGGAGTTGATCTACACGGAAACCGTGGCCACCCGGCCGCTGGTGGCTGCTCCTGTTAA
- the LOC128268251 gene encoding uncharacterized protein LOC128268251 translates to MTSPKSSTTPGLAVTNRILRSPSHESFSTDLSLISISVSSMNSEATSVLNRTMEEKLGNLLNPKESKRNRSSTLTERWNESNDLIRNCATLSAALGIHKSFSTTDIYQLPSDQHQLGRLSSSELALTPFQKVGYLFDHSRLEHASRSYSTWVAVGELASTSQLPSPHGGHTSQVPTLTSTNPAPSFTVSDLIGSVNKKIRQNYIRRRLFTTYRALERLSQSEFNLDRLEAAAFAATNPGPTELIVPSHTTMSNASASPVAGKSTSSPAPGAGDSGAGGPSSEPGTGLSASVLRKSSSAVGSSGSSRSHHGPKKHLTFHDIENERGKPLSKYERHMLIFNWLHTIDDTAVEIEN, encoded by the exons ATGACGTCACCGAAGAGCTCCACGACACCGGGCCTGGCGGTCACGAACCGCATCCTGCGCTCGCCGTCGCACGAGAGCTTCTCGACCGACCTGTCGCTGATATCGATTTCCGTCTCGTCGATGAACTCCGAGGCCACAAGCGTGCTGAACCGGACCATGGAGGAAAAGCTCGGCAACCTGCTGAACCCGAAGGAGAGCAAGCGTAATCG TTCTTCGACGCTcacggaacggtggaacgAAAGCAACGACCTTATCCGCAACTGTGCCACGCTGTCGGCGGCCCTCGGTATCCACAAAAGCTTCAGCACGACCGATATCTACCAGCTGCCCTCGGATCAGCACCAGCTGGGCCGCCTATCGTCGTCCGAGCTCGCCCTGACGCCGTTCCAAAAGGTAGGATACCTCTTCGACCACTCGCGACTGGAGCACGCCTCGCGCTCCTACTCCACCTGGGTAGCGGTCGGGGAGCTCGCTTCCACGTCGCAGCTGCCGTCCccgcacggtggccacacgtCGCAGGTACCGACTCTGACGAGCACAAACCCGGCACCCAGCTTCACAGTCTCAGATCTGATCGGATCGGTCAATAAGAAGATCCGCCAGAACTACATCCGGCGCCGGCTGTTCACCACGTACCGGGCACTCGAGCGGTTATCGCAGAGCGAGTTCAATCTCGATCGGCTGGAAGCGGCCGCATTTGCCGCCACCAATCCGGGACCCACGGAACTGATCGTGCCATCGCACACCACCATGTCGAACGCGTCGGCTTCACCGGTTGCCGGAAAGTCCACCAGTTCGCCTGCGCCGGGGGCTGGCGAcagtggtgccggtggtccaTCGTCTGAACCGGGTACCGGCTTGTCGGCCTCCGTATTGCGAAAGTCTAGCAGTGCGGtcggcagcagtggcagctCCCGGAGCCACCATGGCCCCAAGAAGCACCTTACCTTCCACGACATCGAGAACGAACGAGGCAAACCGCTGTCCAAGTACGAGCGCCACATGCTAATCTTCAACTGGCTGCACACCATCGACGACACGGCGGTGGAGATCGAGAACTGA
- the LOC128277946 gene encoding serine/threonine-protein kinase PAK mbt — protein MFSKKKKKPQISCPSNFEHRVHTGFDKREGRYVGLPLQWASIVGNNQILKSSNRPLPLVDPSEITPTEILDLKTIVRPHGQGGPVGPVGGPVAATPEPGKLILPKTSNVARSNSLRSSSPPRVRRGDLRANTNVPPSVPEEPHQPGSGQQSPYPGMMMMNNNSFAAKGGPAAAPVGPGTFTPGHQSMMETNFNNNFDPHHQHVHVQQHLGSLPPGGGQHPQAPHMHLPLMHQQQQQHHHPPLPPHHQMATPHMNGGLIANPAAAAAVNPAASTNGTGSNGNLSNPVSVLTETSSLYHNRSQKSSPTGSDSIQRYNSAHHGGYPGPMASNSSSFHGPGSNPDAGLQTAVGPPPPLHSKPGSTAPNSFLAHQGPPGGHPGNSTPAMDGTQQLNNHGPLGQLANDAANGNHVPGAGGFHHHQQHHHHHHPHGGMVGPGGQTLATPQPTGGPQMSPTGMHNAASHQHPQQQQQQPQQMPMQMPGGGQMMMNHQQQQHHHHHQHHHHQHNHNPNPHQKMPSPSSGSTGQGDQQQQPQQSQHQQQQNHILNNNNGSAIGSAKSNSRASSSSGGNVSVAQSTTSTTQSGQSQLQPPVKTEQRLTHEQFRAALQMVVSAGDPRENLENYTKIGEGSTGTVCIATDKSTGRQVAVKQMDLRKQQRRELLFNEVVIMRDYHHPNIVETYSSFLVNDELWVVMEFLEGGALTDIVTHSRMDEEQIATVCKQCLKALSYLHSQGVIHRDIKSDSILLASDGRVKLSDFGFCAQVSQELPKRKSLVGTPYWMSPEVISRLPYGPEVDIWSLGIMVIEMIDGEPPFFNEPPLQAMRRIRDMPPPKLKNSHKVSSRLQNFLDRMLVRDPAQRATAAELLAHPFLRQAGPPSLLVPLMRGARHSNC, from the exons atgttttcgaagaaaaagaaaaagccgCAAATTTCGTGCCCGAGCAACTTCGAGCATCGCGTCCACACGGGCTTCGACAAGCGCGAGGGCCGCTACGTCGGGTTGCCACTGCAATGGGCGTCCATTGTGGGCAACAATCAGATTCTGAAATCATCGAACCGGCCGCTCCCGTTGGTGGACCCGTCGGAAATCACGCCGACCGAGATACTGGACCTCAAGACGATCGTGCGCCCTCACGGACAGGGTGGCCCCGTAGGCCCCGTTGGtggtccggtggccgccaccccGGAGCCGGGCAAACTGATCCTGCCGAAAACCTCCAACGTAGCGCGCTCGAACTCGCTGCGAAGCTCCAGTCCGCCGCGCGTCCGACGGGGCGATTTGCGTGCCAACACCAATGTGCCACCTTCCGTGCCGGAAGAACCGCACCAACCCGGCAGCGGTCAGCAGTCTCCGTACccggggatgatgatgatgaacaacAACAGTTTCGCGGCCAAGGGCGGTCCAGCGGCGGCCCCAGTCGGCCCGGGAACGTTCACGCCCGGCCACCAATCGATGATGGAGACCAACTTTAACAACAACTTCGATCCGCACCATCAACACGTGCACGTGCAGCAACACCTAGGGTCGCTtccgcccggcggtggccagcatcCGCAAGCGCCACACATGCATCTACCGCTCatgcaccaacaacagcagcagcaccatcatccgccgctgccaccgcatCACCAGATGGCAACCCCACACATGAACGGGGGTCTGATAGCgaacccggccgccgccgccgccgtcaaccCGGCCGCGTCCACCAACGGAACTGGCTCGAACGGAAACCTCTCCAATCCGGTCAGCGTGCTGACGGAAACGTCCTCGCTCTATCACAACCG ATCCCAGAAATCCTCCCCGACGGGATCGGACAGTATCCAGCGGTATAACAGTGCCCATCATGGCGGATACCCGGGACCGATGGCCAGTAACAGCAGTAGCTTCCACGGCCCAGGATCCAACCCGGATGCCGGTCTGCAGACGGCGGTGGGtcctccgccgccactgcACAGTAAACCCGGATCGACCGCACCGAATAGTTTCCTCGCCCACCAGGGGCCACCAGGAGGACATCCCGGGAATAGCACTCCGGCTATGGATGGAACGCAGCAGCTCAACAATCACGGCCCACTCGGGCAGCTGGCCAACGATGCGGCCAATGGTAATCATgtgcccggtgctggtggattccatcatcatcagcagcaccatcatcaccatcatccgcaCGGCGGCATGGTGGGCCCGGGTGGCCAAACGCTGGCAACTCCGCAACCGACAGGCGGTCCTCAAATGTCGCCGACCGGAATGCATAATGCAGCTTCCCATcagcatccgcagcagcagcagcagcagcctcagcagATGCCGATGCAGATGCCGGGCGGCGGtcagatgatgatgaaccatcagcagcagcagcaccatcaccaccaccaacaccaccaccaccagcacaatCACAATCCGAACCCGCATCAGAAAATGCCATCACCGTCGTCCGGTTCCACGGGCCAgggtgaccagcagcagcagccgcagcagtcgcagcaccaacaacagcaaaatcacattctcaacaacaacaacgggagCGCCATCGGCAGTGCCAAGAGCAACTCGCGGGCGTCCAGCTCGAGCGGTGGCAATGTGTCGGTCGCACAAagcaccacctccaccacgcAAAGCGGCCAATCGCAGCTGCAACCGCCGGTGAAGACGGAGCAAAGACTGACCCACGAACAG TTCCGAGCGGCGCTCCAGATGGTCGTATCGGCGGGCGATCCACGAGAGAATCTGgaaaattacacaaaaatCGGCGAAGGATCCACCGGTACCGTGTGCATTGCGACCGATAAGTCAACCG GTCGTCAGGTGGCGGTCAAACAGATGGACCTAcggaagcagcagcgacgTGAGCTGCTGTTCAACGAGGTGGTCATCATGCGGGACTATCACCACCCGAACATCGTCGAGACGTACAGCAGCTTCCTGGTGAACGACGAGCTGTGGGTCGTGATGGAGTTCCTCGAGGGTGGTGCCCTAACGGACATCGTGACCCACTCGCGGATGGACGAGGAACAGATAGCGACGGTGTGCAAGCAGTGCCTGAAGGCACTGTCCTATCTCCACTCACAG GGTGTCATTCATCGTGATATCAAGTCCGACTCGATACTGCTCGCGTCGGACGGGCGCGTCAAGCTGTCCGACTTTGGCTTCTGTGCCCAGGTGTCGCAGGAGCTGCCGAAGCGCAAATCGCTCGTCGGCACCCCGTACTGGATGTCGCCGGAGGTGATCTCGCGGCTCCCGTACGGGCCCGAGGTGGACATCTGGTCGCTCGGCATCATGGTGATCGAGATGATCGACGGTGAACCGCCGTTCTTTAACGAGCCGCCGTTGCAGGCGATGCGCCGCATCCGGGacatgccgccgccgaagcTGAAAAACTCGCACAAAGTGTCGAGCCGGTTGCAGAACTTCCTCGACCGCATGCTGGTGCGCGATCCGGCGCAACGGGCCACCGCGGCCGAGCTGCTCGCCCATCCGTTCCTCCGGCAGGCGGGACCACCGTCGCTGCTCGTGCCGCTGATGCGCGGTGCACGCCACAGCAACTGTTGA
- the LOC128267563 gene encoding CWF19-like protein 2, with product MGSSSSDSEPERRQRKHKKKEKKSKKSKKEKKHKKEKKHKHHKRRHSSSESTGSESDAWMEALPAKGQPSTAGETKPPQQQPAAKLERDDWMNSMLIPTYSREPKKEEKKAATSAQYDPSTSVRELNPHWKNGGSGLPSFRKPAHDDDDGDDYYDSRPLKSEPKQSAGFVASGGWKKKDAPQQHDRVHEKHTVKVKEEASPSQNQGAASDERPLTDEQLNDLGAKLIKAELLGNEELAESLRKKLQSAKAYRVEVQAKKPQEAAVQKRRSNDQESITYTVSRAASETQRSNAKKQKRYQQNLPPGPDLADKFRSERHENANMDAQFFKVSAKMGDGKRLENIFDHQKASAADPGASEERSVQEMNQMSKAQTDCSRCLNSDRFAHEQLISMGKNVFLSIPSWRALQPRHCFIVPVGHYPCLTQVDEDVHREIVDVCQALVQMFRKHQMEVVFFETVRYLNRNPHMYIQCVPAKNYEMAPFYFKKAILESETEWAMNKKLHNVDGLNVRRTIPKGLPYFWVNFNLENGFAHVIEDQEEFPVTFATETIAGILGLDTRDWRKPRKEINPAQKVAEFKRWWQEFDSVLIKE from the exons ATGGGATCTTCCAGCTCCGATAGTGAACCGGAACGCCGACAGCGAAAGCAcaaaaagaaggagaaaaaatccaaaaagtccaaaaaggagaagaaacacaagaaagaaaagaaacacaagcACCACAAGCGGCGACACTCGTCCTCCGAGAGCACCGGCAGCGAGAGTGATGCGTGGATGGAGGCACTGCCGGCCAAAGGCCAACCGAGTACGGCCGGTGAAACGAAacccccgcagcagcagccagcggcaAAACTGGAGCGGGATGATTGGATGAATTCCATGCTCATCCCAACCTACAGCAGGGAACCGAAGAAGGAGGAGAAGAAAGCGGCCACAAGCGCCCAGTACGATCCCTCGACGAGCGTCAGAGAGCTGAACCCGCACTGGAAGAACGGTGGGAGTGGATTGCCCAGTTTTCGGAAACCAGcccacgatgacgatgacggtgacgaCTATTACGACAGCCGGCCACTGAAGAGCGAACCGAAGCAGAGTGCCGGATTCGTGGCCAGCGGAgggtggaaaaagaaagacgCCCCACAACAGCATGACCGGGTGCACGAGAAGCATACCGTAAAGGTGAAGGAAGAGGCCTCTCCTTCGCAGAATCAAGGCGCGGCATCCGACGAACGACCCCTTACGGACGAACAGTTGAACGATTTGGGCGCTAAACTGATCAAAGCGGAACTGTTGGGTAACGAGGAGTTGGCGGAAAGCTTACGGAAGAAGTTGCAGAGCGCCAAAGCTTACCGTGTTGAAGTGCAAGCCAAGAAACCACAAGAAGCAGCGGTCCAGAAGCGCCGATCGAACGATCAAGAATCGATCACTTACACCGTCAGCAGGGCAGCCAGCGAAACGCAGCGAAGTAACgcgaaaaaacagaaacgataTCAACAAAACCTTCCACCAGGACCGGACCTTGCGGATAAGTTCCGTTCGGAGCGGCACGAGAACGCCAACATGGATGCACAGTTCTTTAAGGTGTCCGCCAAGATGGGTGACGGCAAGCGGTTGGAAAACATATTCGACCACCAAAAGGCGTCGGCGGCTGATCCGGGGGCGAGCGAGGAACGGTCGGTGCAGGAGATGAACCAGATGAGCAAAGCGCAGACAGACTGCTCACGGTGCCTAAACTCGGACCGATTTGCGCACGAGCAGCTAATCTCGATGGGTAAAAACGTGTTCCTCAGCATACCGAGCTGGAGGGCACTGCAGCCAAGACACTGCTTCATCGTGCCCGTTGGCCACTACCCTTGTCTGACGCAAGTGGACGAAGACGTCCACCGGGAGATCGTGGACGTGTGCCAGGCGCTGGTGCAAATGTTCCGAAAGCACCAGATGGAGGTGGTGTTCTTCGAAACGGTCCGCTACCTTAACCGCAACCCGCACATGTACATTCAGTGTGTTCCGGCGAAAAACTACGAAATGGCACCATTCTACTTCAAGAAAGCTATCCTCGAGTCGGAAACCGAGTGGGCCATGAACAAGAAGCTGCACAACGTGGACGGACTCAACGTGCGGCGCACGATACCGAAGGGCCTACCGTACTTTTGGGTTAATTTTAATCTTGAAAACGGTTTTGCCCACGTCATCGAGGATCAAGAAGAGTTTCCCGTCACCTTTGCGACG GAAACCATCGCAGGAATCCTTGGACTGGACACACGGGACTGGCGAAAGCCCCGGAAGGAGATAAATCCGGCGCAGAAGGTTGCAGAGTTCAAGCGATGGTGGCAAGAGTTTGACAGTGTGCTGATCAAAGAATAA